One segment of Panthera leo isolate Ple1 chromosome A3, P.leo_Ple1_pat1.1, whole genome shotgun sequence DNA contains the following:
- the PXMP4 gene encoding peroxisomal membrane protein 4 isoform X3: protein MGAKARLLRLALPRCADGPFQCWSCFLPCLVVPMAVPPQLRALLLAVNALLRKRRYHAALAMVKGFRNGAVYGVKIRAPHALVMTFLFRSGSLQEKLRAILQATYTHSRNLACFVFAYKGLCALQSHVQGETYQVHSFLAAFIGALLVFRDNSNINSQINMYLLSRLLFALCRLGVEKGYIPEPRLPPSDCPHGLDVS from the exons ATGGGTGCAAAGGCACGGCTCCTCCGCCTCGCGCTTCCAAGGTGCGCCGACGGACCCTTCCAGTGCTGGTCCTGCTTCTTGCCCTGTCTCGTCGTCCCTATGGCCGTCCCGCCGCAGCTACGGGCTCTGCTCCTTGCGGTCAACGCACTGTTGCGCAAGCGCCGCTACCACGCTGCGTTGGCCATGGTTAAGGGCTTCCGGAACGGGGCAGT CTACGGAGTCAAAATCCGGGCCCCTCACGCGCTGGTCATGACCTTTCTCTTCCGGAGTGGCAG CCTCCAGGAGAAGCTGCGGGCCATCCTGCAGGCCACGTACACCCACTCCCGGAACCTGGCCTGCTTTGTGTTCGCCTATAAGGGGCTCTGTGCCCTGCAGTCCCACGTGCAGGGCGAGACCTACCAGGTGCACTCGTTCCTGGCTGCCTTCATCGGGGCCTTGCTGGTGTTTAGAGATAACAGTAACATCAACAGTCAG ATCAACATGTACCTGCTGTCACGACTCCTGTTTGCCCTGTGCCGCCTGGGCGTGGAGAAGGGCTACATTCCCGAACCCAG GCTTCCTCCGTCAGACTGTCCTCATGGGCTGGATGTCAGCTGA
- the PXMP4 gene encoding peroxisomal membrane protein 4 isoform X2, translating to MGAKARLLRLALPRCADGPFQCWSCFLPCLVVPMAVPPQLRALLLAVNALLRKRRYHAALAMVKGFRNGAVYGVKIRAPHALVMTFLFRSGSLQEKLRAILQATYTHSRNLACFVFAYKGLCALQSHVQGETYQVHSFLAAFIGALLVFRDNSNINSQINMYLLSRLLFALCRLGVEKGYIPEPRSAGVSKKTRERKKSRLLHHGQPRMCW from the exons ATGGGTGCAAAGGCACGGCTCCTCCGCCTCGCGCTTCCAAGGTGCGCCGACGGACCCTTCCAGTGCTGGTCCTGCTTCTTGCCCTGTCTCGTCGTCCCTATGGCCGTCCCGCCGCAGCTACGGGCTCTGCTCCTTGCGGTCAACGCACTGTTGCGCAAGCGCCGCTACCACGCTGCGTTGGCCATGGTTAAGGGCTTCCGGAACGGGGCAGT CTACGGAGTCAAAATCCGGGCCCCTCACGCGCTGGTCATGACCTTTCTCTTCCGGAGTGGCAG CCTCCAGGAGAAGCTGCGGGCCATCCTGCAGGCCACGTACACCCACTCCCGGAACCTGGCCTGCTTTGTGTTCGCCTATAAGGGGCTCTGTGCCCTGCAGTCCCACGTGCAGGGCGAGACCTACCAGGTGCACTCGTTCCTGGCTGCCTTCATCGGGGCCTTGCTGGTGTTTAGAGATAACAGTAACATCAACAGTCAG ATCAACATGTACCTGCTGTCACGACTCCTGTTTGCCCTGTGCCGCCTGGGCGTGGAGAAGGGCTACATTCCCGAACCCAG GTCAGCAGGTGTCAGCAAGAAaacgagagaaagaaagaaaagccgcTTGCTCCACCATGGCCAACCTCGAATGTGCTGGTGA
- the PXMP4 gene encoding peroxisomal membrane protein 4 isoform X1: protein MGAKARLLRLALPRCADGPFQCWSCFLPCLVVPMAVPPQLRALLLAVNALLRKRRYHAALAMVKGFRNGAVYGVKIRAPHALVMTFLFRSGSLQEKLRAILQATYTHSRNLACFVFAYKGLCALQSHVQGETYQVHSFLAAFIGALLVFRDNSNINSQINMYLLSRLLFALCRLGVEKGYIPEPRWDPFPLLTGIVWGLVLWLFEYHQRTLQPSLQSSMTYLYQDSDVWHDISDFLLYNKSLPSK, encoded by the exons ATGGGTGCAAAGGCACGGCTCCTCCGCCTCGCGCTTCCAAGGTGCGCCGACGGACCCTTCCAGTGCTGGTCCTGCTTCTTGCCCTGTCTCGTCGTCCCTATGGCCGTCCCGCCGCAGCTACGGGCTCTGCTCCTTGCGGTCAACGCACTGTTGCGCAAGCGCCGCTACCACGCTGCGTTGGCCATGGTTAAGGGCTTCCGGAACGGGGCAGT CTACGGAGTCAAAATCCGGGCCCCTCACGCGCTGGTCATGACCTTTCTCTTCCGGAGTGGCAG CCTCCAGGAGAAGCTGCGGGCCATCCTGCAGGCCACGTACACCCACTCCCGGAACCTGGCCTGCTTTGTGTTCGCCTATAAGGGGCTCTGTGCCCTGCAGTCCCACGTGCAGGGCGAGACCTACCAGGTGCACTCGTTCCTGGCTGCCTTCATCGGGGCCTTGCTGGTGTTTAGAGATAACAGTAACATCAACAGTCAG ATCAACATGTACCTGCTGTCACGACTCCTGTTTGCCCTGTGCCGCCTGGGCGTGGAGAAGGGCTACATTCCCGAACCCAGGTGGGACCCTTTCCCTTTGCTCACTGGGATAGTGTGGGGGCTGGTGCTGTGGCTCTTTGAGTACCACCAGCGCACTCTACAACCCTCACTGCAGTCCTCCATGACCTACCTGTATCAGGACAGCGATGTATGGCACGATATCTCAGACTTCCTCCTCTACAACAAAAGCCTTCCCTCAAAGTAA
- the PXMP4 gene encoding peroxisomal membrane protein 4 isoform X6, with protein sequence MGAKARLLRLALPRCADGPFQCWSCFLPCLVVPMAVPPQLRALLLAVNALLRKRRYHAALAMVKGFRNGAVYGVKIRAPHALVMTFLFRSGRSTCTCCHDSCLPCAAWAWRRATFPNPGGTLSLCSLG encoded by the exons ATGGGTGCAAAGGCACGGCTCCTCCGCCTCGCGCTTCCAAGGTGCGCCGACGGACCCTTCCAGTGCTGGTCCTGCTTCTTGCCCTGTCTCGTCGTCCCTATGGCCGTCCCGCCGCAGCTACGGGCTCTGCTCCTTGCGGTCAACGCACTGTTGCGCAAGCGCCGCTACCACGCTGCGTTGGCCATGGTTAAGGGCTTCCGGAACGGGGCAGT CTACGGAGTCAAAATCCGGGCCCCTCACGCGCTGGTCATGACCTTTCTCTTCCGGAGTGGCAG ATCAACATGTACCTGCTGTCACGACTCCTGTTTGCCCTGTGCCGCCTGGGCGTGGAGAAGGGCTACATTCCCGAACCCAGGTGGGACCCTTTCCCTTTGCTCACTGGGATAG
- the PXMP4 gene encoding peroxisomal membrane protein 4 isoform X5 codes for MGAKARLLRLALPRCADGPFQCWSCFLPCLVVPMAVPPQLRALLLAVNALLRKRRYHAALAMVKGFRNGAVYGVKIRAPHALVMTFLFRSGRSTCTCCHDSCLPCAAWAWRRATFPNPGFLRQTVLMGWMSAEGRIRARPHRLLLLSFLGGLFSVCHEPLWHLVKPMDSSQNAVFKPIK; via the exons ATGGGTGCAAAGGCACGGCTCCTCCGCCTCGCGCTTCCAAGGTGCGCCGACGGACCCTTCCAGTGCTGGTCCTGCTTCTTGCCCTGTCTCGTCGTCCCTATGGCCGTCCCGCCGCAGCTACGGGCTCTGCTCCTTGCGGTCAACGCACTGTTGCGCAAGCGCCGCTACCACGCTGCGTTGGCCATGGTTAAGGGCTTCCGGAACGGGGCAGT CTACGGAGTCAAAATCCGGGCCCCTCACGCGCTGGTCATGACCTTTCTCTTCCGGAGTGGCAG ATCAACATGTACCTGCTGTCACGACTCCTGTTTGCCCTGTGCCGCCTGGGCGTGGAGAAGGGCTACATTCCCGAACCCAG GCTTCCTCCGTCAGACTGTCCTCATGGGCTGGATGTCAGCTGAGGGAAGGATCAGGGCCAGGCCACATCGGCTCTTATTACTTTCCTTTTTAGGGGGTCTTTTTAGTGTGTGTCATGAACCCCTTTGGCATCTGGTGAAGCCTATGGACTCTTCTCAGAATGCTGTATTTAAacccattaaataa
- the PXMP4 gene encoding peroxisomal membrane protein 4 isoform X4, giving the protein MGAKARLLRLALPRCADGPFQCWSCFLPCLVVPMAVPPQLRALLLAVNALLRKRRYHAALAMVKGFRNGAVYGVKIRAPHALVMTFLFRSGRSTCTCCHDSCLPCAAWAWRRATFPNPGQQVSARKREKERKAACSTMANLECAGDAEDHENNLRACDMAGAVPSAFCTLYLTTSRTPSKMSYNIILSP; this is encoded by the exons ATGGGTGCAAAGGCACGGCTCCTCCGCCTCGCGCTTCCAAGGTGCGCCGACGGACCCTTCCAGTGCTGGTCCTGCTTCTTGCCCTGTCTCGTCGTCCCTATGGCCGTCCCGCCGCAGCTACGGGCTCTGCTCCTTGCGGTCAACGCACTGTTGCGCAAGCGCCGCTACCACGCTGCGTTGGCCATGGTTAAGGGCTTCCGGAACGGGGCAGT CTACGGAGTCAAAATCCGGGCCCCTCACGCGCTGGTCATGACCTTTCTCTTCCGGAGTGGCAG ATCAACATGTACCTGCTGTCACGACTCCTGTTTGCCCTGTGCCGCCTGGGCGTGGAGAAGGGCTACATTCCCGAACCCAG GTCAGCAGGTGTCAGCAAGAAaacgagagaaagaaagaaaagccgcTTGCTCCACCATGGCCAACCTCGAATGTGCTGGTGATGCTGAAGATCATGAGAATAATCTGAGGGCTTGTGACATGGCAGGCGCGGTGCCCAGCGCGTTTTGTACACTATATCTCACTACTTCTAGGACACCATCAAAGATGAGCTACAACATTATTTTGAGCCCCTGA